A DNA window from Choristoneura fumiferana chromosome 2, NRCan_CFum_1, whole genome shotgun sequence contains the following coding sequences:
- the LOC141443040 gene encoding growth-blocking peptide, long form-like, with amino-acid sequence MKLTLLFAGCLIFTIIYQVEGGLVKDFFGKVHKTADIVREDVKKVWRPDSVAESSTTAIHDDKNGETSTAAANTPEVKPAEKKESENLAPLSGENKKSDENIPKVEKEEKHEEATTVSTSTSTEKEGRENFKAACATGYGRTPDGRCKPTF; translated from the coding sequence ATGAAGTTAACTCTACTCTTTGCCGGTTGTTTAATATTCACAATTATATACCAAGTCGAAGGCGGCTtagttaaagatttttttgGCAAAGTTCATAAAACTGCTGACATAGTGCGAGAAGATGTCAAAAAAGTTTGGAGACCTGACAGTGTGGCAGAATCCAGTACCACGGCAATACATGATGATAAAAATGGAGAAACTAGTACAGCTGCTGCAAATACACCAGAGGTAAAACCAgcggaaaaaaaagaaagtgaGAACTTAGCGCCTTTGTCTGGCGAAAATAAAAAGTCTGATGAAAATATACCAAAAgtagaaaaagaagaaaagcaCGAGGAAGCAACAACGGTCTCAACTTCAACATCTACCGAAAAGGAAGGAAGAGAGAATTTTAAAGCTGCATGTGCAACAGGTTACGGACGTACTCCTGATGGCAGATGCAAACCTACATTCTGA